The Pseudodesulfovibrio cashew genomic sequence GCCGACCTGGACATGGCCCGCGAAGCCGGAGCCGACATCATCCAGGTCAACAACCGCGACCTGGACACCCTGCAGGTGACCCTGGACCAGGCCCGCAAGTTCATCACCCAGAAGAAAGAGGGCGAACTGTGGATCTGCGCCAGCGGCGTGAACGAACGTGCCGAGGTGGAGGAAATGGCCTCCCTCGGGTATGACGCCGTGCTCATCGGCACCAGCCTGATGCGGGCCGAAAACCCCGGCGAGAAGCTCGCCGAACTGACGGGAGCAAAGTAAAATGCCACGTCCCCTGGTCAAGGTCTGCGGAATGACCCGCATGGAAGACGTCAGGCTCTGCGTGGAGCTGGGCGTGGACCTGCTCGGGTTCATCTTCCACCCCAAAAGCCCGCGCAACGTGGACCCGGCCTTTGCGGCCTCGGTTAAGACGGGCAAGACCACCAAGGTCGGCCTGTTCGTCAACCAGACGGCCGACGAGGTCATCGAGATCATGGACCGCTGCGGCCTGCACGCGGCCCAGCTGCACGGCGGGCAGGACCGCGCCTTCTGCGAGAAGGTCGGCCCGGACCGGGTAATCAAGGTCTTCTGGCCCGACACCTACGCCTCGCCTGTGGCACTGGCCCGGGATCTGGATGCCTACGCAGAGGTCTGCGGCCACTTCCTGTTCGACGCAGGCAAGACAGGCCAGGGCGGAACCGGCACGACGATCAACTTTGCATCACTGCAAGGCATTGAAATACATACACCCTGGTTCATTGCAGGTGGCATCGGCCCCGATAATGTCGACCAGGTGCTGGCCCTCAACCCTCCGGGTATCGACATCAACTCCGGAGTGGAGAGTGCGCCCGGCATCAAGGACGCTGCCAAGCTCAGGGCGGTCTTCGACCGGCTCGAGGCAATGGACGACTAGCAAAGCACGAAAAGGGCCCCGGATCGGGAAGGGAGACGATTCCCTTCCTCCGGGAGGCCCAGTAAGGATAGAATCATGAAGAAAGGATACTTCGGCGACTTCGGCGGACAGTTCATTCCCGAGCTGCTCATGCCGCCGCTCATCGAGCTGGAGCAGGCCATGGAGACCATCCTCCCCACCGAGGAGTTCCAGACCCGCTTCACCCACATGCTCAAGGAAAACGTGGGCCGCCCCTCGGCCATCACCTACTGCCCTAACCTGTCCAAGGACCTGGGCCTGGACCTCTGGCTCAAGCGCGAGGACCTCAACCACTCGGGCGCGCACAAGATCAACAACACCCTGGGCCAGGGACTGCTGGCCAAGATGATGGGCAAGGACGTGCTCCTGGCCGAGACCGGCGCAGGCATGCACGGCGTTGCCACCACCGTGGCCGCAGCCATGCTCGACATGAAGGCCGTCATCTACATGGGCGCCACAGACGTGGTTCGCCAGGCCCCCAACGTGGGCCGCATGCGCCTCATGGGCGCTGAGATCGTAGCCGTCGAGTCCGGCACCAAAACCCTCAAGGACGCCATCAACGAAGCGCTGCGCCGCTGGCTCTCCGACCAGGAGACCACCCACTACTGCTTCGGCACCGCAGCCGGGCCGCACCCCTTCCCCACCCTGGTCCGCGAATTCCAGCAGATCATCTCCAAGGAAGCGCGTCAGCAGTTCATGGACCGCAACGAGGGCAACCTGCCCGACGTGGTCGTGGCCTGCGTGGGCGGCGGCTCCAACGCCATCGGCATGTTCCACAACTTCGTGCCCGACGAGTCCGTCAAGATCGTGGGCGTGGAGGCCGCAGGCACGGGCGAGCCGGGCTGCTACAACTCCGCTCCCCTGGACCGGGGTACCGACGGCGTGCTGCACGGCATGATGACCAAACTGCTTCAGACGGAAGAGGGCCAGATCCTGCCCTCGCACTCCATCGCCCCCGGCCTGGACTATCCCGGCGTGGGCCCGGAGCATGCGGAGCTGCAAGCTTGCGGACGAGTGGATTACACGACCATCAACGACGGCCAGGCCATTAACGCCTTCAAGCTGCTGTCCAGGCGGGAAGGTATCATCCCGGCGCTGGAGTCCTCCCACGCCGTGGCCTACGCCATCGAGAACCGGGAGCAGCTGCAAGGCAAGTCCGTGCTCGTCTGCCTGTCCGGCAGGGGCGACAAGGACCTCGGCATCTTGGACGAGATTTTGTAGAGGGGCGCCTCCCCCGGCTTCCCATCCCCTTTCCCTTCCCAAAATTCTTGGCGCGCTTCGCGTCGTGAGCGGAGGGATGGCTAGGAGAGGGGAAAACTACAACGAGTTTTACCTTAGTTGGAGATAGATATGAATCCTATGCAAGTGAAGATAGAAGAGGCCAAGAGCAAGGGGAAGGTGGGGTTGATTCCCTTCCTGCCCGCGGGATTCCCGAACAGGGAACAGTTCTGGAAGGAGCTGGAGCAGTTGGACAAGGCCGGGGCATCGGTCATCGAGATCGGCATGCCCTTCTCAGACCCCGTGGCCGACGGCCCCGTGGTGGAAAAGGCCTCCCTGAAATGCCTGGAGGACGGCATCAACCTGACCTGGATCTTTGACGGGCTCAAGGAGCGCAAGGGGCAGTTCAATGCCGCGTTGCTGCTCATGGGCTACCTCAACCCGGTATACCAGTACGGACTGGACAAGTTCGGCGCTGACTGCAAGGCAGCCGGGGTCTCCGGGCTGATCATCGCGGACATGCCCCTGGAGGAATCCGACTTCGTCAAGGAAGCCATCGAGCCGCACGGTGTGGCCCTGGTCCCGCTGATCGGGCTGAACACCTCCAAGGAGCGTATGAAACTCTATTCCGACGGCGCTTCCGGCTTCTGCTACTTCGTCTCGGTCCTGGGCACCACGGGCCAGCGCGAGTCCCTGCCCGCAAAGATCAAGGAGAAGCTCAAGGAGGCCAAGGAGGTCTTCGACATCCCCATCGCCCTGGGCTTCGGCATCAAGCACCCGGACCAGCTCGCCGAGTTCGAGGGGCTCATGGACGCAGCCGTGTTCGGGTCCGCCCTGATCTCGCATATCGAGGCCGGCAATTCGAGCACACAATTCATGGAGCCATGGCAGTAAGCCACATATGACCACAAAAAATGGAACAGCCCGGCATGCCGGGCTGTTTTTTTGTGTGCGGCAACCGCCTTCCCTTATCTCCGTCTGTGCACAACTCTTCCCCAACGGCACAAAAAAACCGAAGGCCCCGTAAAGACTGGGCCTTCGGCTCTTATGCGTTTATTGCATCGTTAACTGTCGTCGTTGCTGTCACGGTTTTCGTCCTGGCTCTCCGTGATGTTTTCGTCCCACAGCCCGCAGCTGTCGGAAATACAGGAGAGGCACGGTCCGGGGTAATCCATGTTGGGCATACTTGCCTCCATTGTCGGAGTATAGGAAAGGCCGGTCAGGCGCTTGGCGGATCGGCCACAGTGTCTAATTTATCTAAATAGATAATAAGAATCATTATCAAGCTGGCAAGAGCATTACCTGGAAAATCGACAAAAAAAAGCCCGGTTGTTCCGGGCTTCGCTTTTCAACAGACTGAAACTGCTATTAAAAATTTTTCCTGCAATATTTTAGGAATTTTTGAGCCTCCACAAAGCTCGGATTGATCTCCAGGGCGGTCTCAAGATTTTTGACGCACTCGGTGTTCAAGCCCTTTTCGAAATAGACGCGGGCAAGATTGAAGTAGACGTTTTCGTCGTTGTCCACCAACTCCAGGGATTTCCGGTAATAGCGGATGGACTCGTCGTAATGGCCGTTTTTCCGCAGGCTGATGCCGAATCGGTTGAATTTCTGCCTATGTTCGAAGGAAAACGCTTCTGGCAGGCCCATGAGAGTATCGAGCACGTTCTTGAGCTTGGAGAACTCCTTCTTTTCCGAGTAGACCTCGCCCAAACCGTAGTTGGCGTCGACGTTCTTGTCGTCGATCATCAGCGCCTTGAGAAACTGCGACTCGGCCTCGTCCAGATCGCCGTTGGCAAAGGCCTCCTCACCCTGCGCCACTTTCCGCGACAGGGTTTCCAGCGCCGGGACCGTATGCAGACGGTAATAGGTGGGCTCCGGCGTGTACTGCTTGAGGAAGTCCAACCGCTTCAGTTCCGTCCGAACGCCGGACGGGACGTGGTGCTGGTTGAGAGGCTGGACCTCGAAGTTGTCGACGGACAACTGGCGAGCATACCAATAGGTTATGTTCTCGTGCTTCTCCTGGGTCCCGCCGGTACCGATGTCGGCCTGGAGCTGAAGGGAGTACACGCCGAGTATATGTGGATAATCACTCAAAATCGAATCTCCGTTAAAGAGGGATTGCGGTGGCCGGTTCAGCCCAGAGACTGTCGGCCATAGGCACCTGATTATCTATCGCAGGTACAATTGAAAATCAATTATTCATATGTACCCATGAACTTTGCCCCAGCAGACACACCCCGGGAATGCGAACCGGGGGATTGAAGAAGGCCTGAGGAGATCTCCGCGGAAGGCTCAAACTTTCGATCAGGTCATTATCAGGCAGCCAGAGAGCCCCCTTTCGGGGGCTCTACAAGGAGGAGTTGAAAACGGCGTAACGCCTTGGAGGGTTCTATCGGGAGAGGTTAATCACCGCATGGCTTCCATGGTTCGTTGAGCTTCCGGTCCTGCCCGGTCAGTTCAATTACTTCGGGGAAAACACCGCTCAGGAAGGGAGTGAAGGGATGGTATGCATAGACCACGGCCACTTCCACCAGTTGGCAGGGGCCTCCGGCGCTGCCTTCGGAACCGCTGCCGTTGGCATTGGTCGAGGGCCAGGACGTGACCGTGACCTCCTTCTCGCCGCTCAATACGGCGAGCCCATTTTCGGTGACCGAAATGATCTGGGAGACACGAGTGCCCTCCTCCTCGCCCTGACCTGTCGAAGCGAACCGGGCCCCGGACTGGGCCGCCTTCTGGATGGTCAGCCAGGAATAAAACAGGGAGCCGAACTCTATCAGGCCCATGGTCAGCACGAAGAGCAGGGGCATGACCAGGGCGAATTCGACGGAACTGACGCCCCTGCGGCGATCGGTAAAGTTGCGTTTGCTCATGTTGTCCCCCTTAGTTGAGAAGCCGCCAGCCAAGCTGCCTGCCGATCTTCTTGAACACGTCCGGAATGTCATAGACAGAGGGCGCGTCGAAGTAATGGTCGTCCGTGCCCGCCTTGCTGGAGGCGATCTGCTTCATGAGGTTGATGTCGACGTTATCGGAGGCACCGAACCGGATGGCGAAGATTTCGATGCCGGCGTCCTTGGCCGCCTGCGCCTCGGCGAGCATCTGCGTATTGAGGACGCCCCCGTCCTCGCAGTGGGACAGGTCGTCGCCCATGCGGAAATAAGCGTTGGTCCAATAGTTGTTGGGGCGGTAGTAAGCGCGGTAGGTCCCGCCGCACTCGCCGTCCTCGGTATCGCCGTCGGTAAGCACGATCATGACCTTGCGGTAGTCGTCCTTGTCGCCGCCTTCGGTATAAGGCGCTTCGGGAGTCAGCACGTGACGGCCCCACTTGATCCCCTCGGGAATGACCGTACCCGAGGAGTTGCCCGTCGCGGTCTGGCGGTTGATGGCCTCGATGACATCCGCCTTGTCTCCCGAAAGAGGCATGGTTTCCGGGATGCTGGAGCAGGTGTCCATGTCGATCCGATCGCGATAATAGTAGGGAAGCGCATAGTACTCATCCATGAAGTCTTCATGCAGCCCTGTTTCGTTGACCGAGCCATCGGCGTTGCGGCAGCCTGCATCCTGTCCGTCCACGCCTGCGCCGATACGGACCTTGCCCCGGAAGGGCACCACGCCGACCTTGGTGTCGGCAGAGGCCCCGTCGGGCATGAGCAGATCGGTCAGTTCGATGGAAGCCTCTTTGACCAGGGTAATGGGCGTGCCCTTCATGGAACCCGAGTTATCAACCACGAAGACGACCTCGAGCTTGTTGAAGCCTGCGGCTGCCGAGGCCTCGACCCACTGGTTGCCGATGCCCAAAATCTTCATGAGGACGAGCTTGACCTCGGCCTTGCCCTTGACCACCACCGAGCGCACTTCCGTGCCGGGCGTGACGGTCTCGACCTCGGCCTCAGGCATGTTCACGGCCAGCATGTCCGTGACGGCCTGGCTCACCAGCCCCTTGTCCAGATTGGGATCATAGGGCAGCTGCAGGGAACCGGCCAGGGCCGCCGCATCCACAGCGGTCTGCAGGCGGGTATGGGTCACGTACATGTTACCCATGTCGATGGCCAACCCGGCCACTCCCAGCAGTACGGGGAGCAGGAGCGCCACGATGGTGCTCATTGCGCCCCGGCGGCCCGGGTCAGGGCAGAGGCATTGTCGTCTGGGCGACGATCTGAAGAGTCTGCTGACCTGTGAGCATTTCAAGGGCATCTTCGCCAAAGGGCTGGTAGTCATATGCAACCTCGACGGTAACGGTGTTTTGTCCCGCGTCGGTGGACACGGACGTGGACAGGAATTGCGGGTCAAGTTCGTCGGTCACGGCCTTGACCAGGGCCTCGATGTCGGAGGTCTCTCCGTCCATGAGCGCGAGCCTGGCTCCTTCGCGGCTGGCTTCCACCAGGTTCGAATAGGCGTGCATGGCATTGGCTCCCTCGACCAGAAGGAGAAACAACAGCGCCACGGCCGGAAGCATCAGGGCGAATTCCACTGCCGCCAGCCCCTTTCGGGATTTGTCCGTCTTCCTCATCGCCGATCTCCTTATTTGGTTTCCTTACATGTGCGGCAAAGCGCACGGCACGGTTTAAGCAACCTATATGCCGAAGTATTCATCCAATTCACGGAAATACAATTCAACTGTCAGATTTTACTCCCAAAAAAAATTTGTGACCAAACACTTGTTTCATCCGTATTTCTTGGGTGAACCAATAAATATCTATTTTTTGTGGACACTCGGCATAAACCATGTATGCTATAGACTCAGGGAAGGATGAAGAGGAAAACCCAATGCCGGAAAAAATTCTCATAGTCGACGACGACCGCGCCTTCCAAGGCATGCTGGTGGAGGCCCTTACCGACAAGGGCTATGAGGTCGACACCGCATCCACAGCCGAGGACGGCATCAAGAAGGCGGCGAGCGCGTCCTTCGACCTGATCCTGCACGACATCAAGCTGCCGGGCATGTCCGGGCTGGATGCCCTGCCCCACCTGGCCGAGGCCGCACCCGGCGTGGACGTCATCGTCATGACCGGCTACGCCTCCAAGGACTCCGGGGTCCAGG encodes the following:
- a CDS encoding phosphoribosylanthranilate isomerase; the protein is MPRPLVKVCGMTRMEDVRLCVELGVDLLGFIFHPKSPRNVDPAFAASVKTGKTTKVGLFVNQTADEVIEIMDRCGLHAAQLHGGQDRAFCEKVGPDRVIKVFWPDTYASPVALARDLDAYAEVCGHFLFDAGKTGQGGTGTTINFASLQGIEIHTPWFIAGGIGPDNVDQVLALNPPGIDINSGVESAPGIKDAAKLRAVFDRLEAMDD
- the trpB gene encoding tryptophan synthase subunit beta, with translation MKKGYFGDFGGQFIPELLMPPLIELEQAMETILPTEEFQTRFTHMLKENVGRPSAITYCPNLSKDLGLDLWLKREDLNHSGAHKINNTLGQGLLAKMMGKDVLLAETGAGMHGVATTVAAAMLDMKAVIYMGATDVVRQAPNVGRMRLMGAEIVAVESGTKTLKDAINEALRRWLSDQETTHYCFGTAAGPHPFPTLVREFQQIISKEARQQFMDRNEGNLPDVVVACVGGGSNAIGMFHNFVPDESVKIVGVEAAGTGEPGCYNSAPLDRGTDGVLHGMMTKLLQTEEGQILPSHSIAPGLDYPGVGPEHAELQACGRVDYTTINDGQAINAFKLLSRREGIIPALESSHAVAYAIENREQLQGKSVLVCLSGRGDKDLGILDEIL
- the trpA gene encoding tryptophan synthase subunit alpha translates to MNPMQVKIEEAKSKGKVGLIPFLPAGFPNREQFWKELEQLDKAGASVIEIGMPFSDPVADGPVVEKASLKCLEDGINLTWIFDGLKERKGQFNAALLLMGYLNPVYQYGLDKFGADCKAAGVSGLIIADMPLEESDFVKEAIEPHGVALVPLIGLNTSKERMKLYSDGASGFCYFVSVLGTTGQRESLPAKIKEKLKEAKEVFDIPIALGFGIKHPDQLAEFEGLMDAAVFGSALISHIEAGNSSTQFMEPWQ
- a CDS encoding tetratricopeptide repeat protein — encoded protein: MSDYPHILGVYSLQLQADIGTGGTQEKHENITYWYARQLSVDNFEVQPLNQHHVPSGVRTELKRLDFLKQYTPEPTYYRLHTVPALETLSRKVAQGEEAFANGDLDEAESQFLKALMIDDKNVDANYGLGEVYSEKKEFSKLKNVLDTLMGLPEAFSFEHRQKFNRFGISLRKNGHYDESIRYYRKSLELVDNDENVYFNLARVYFEKGLNTECVKNLETALEINPSFVEAQKFLKYCRKNF
- a CDS encoding TadE/TadG family type IV pilus assembly protein; this encodes MSKRNFTDRRRGVSSVEFALVMPLLFVLTMGLIEFGSLFYSWLTIQKAAQSGARFASTGQGEEEGTRVSQIISVTENGLAVLSGEKEVTVTSWPSTNANGSGSEGSAGGPCQLVEVAVVYAYHPFTPFLSGVFPEVIELTGQDRKLNEPWKPCGD
- a CDS encoding pilus assembly protein TadG-related protein → MSTIVALLLPVLLGVAGLAIDMGNMYVTHTRLQTAVDAAALAGSLQLPYDPNLDKGLVSQAVTDMLAVNMPEAEVETVTPGTEVRSVVVKGKAEVKLVLMKILGIGNQWVEASAAAGFNKLEVVFVVDNSGSMKGTPITLVKEASIELTDLLMPDGASADTKVGVVPFRGKVRIGAGVDGQDAGCRNADGSVNETGLHEDFMDEYYALPYYYRDRIDMDTCSSIPETMPLSGDKADVIEAINRQTATGNSSGTVIPEGIKWGRHVLTPEAPYTEGGDKDDYRKVMIVLTDGDTEDGECGGTYRAYYRPNNYWTNAYFRMGDDLSHCEDGGVLNTQMLAEAQAAKDAGIEIFAIRFGASDNVDINLMKQIASSKAGTDDHYFDAPSVYDIPDVFKKIGRQLGWRLLN
- a CDS encoding TadE/TadG family type IV pilus assembly protein; this encodes MRKTDKSRKGLAAVEFALMLPAVALLFLLLVEGANAMHAYSNLVEASREGARLALMDGETSDIEALVKAVTDELDPQFLSTSVSTDAGQNTVTVEVAYDYQPFGEDALEMLTGQQTLQIVAQTTMPLP